A genomic region of Serratia fonticola contains the following coding sequences:
- a CDS encoding YgeY family selenium metabolism-linked hydrolase has translation MAKHVPFEMVLEKAYQYKADMTAFLRDMIAIPSESCDEKRVVLRIKEEMLKVGFDRVDIDPMGNILGYIGHGPHLIGMDAHIDTVGIGNIKNWNFDPYQGMEDDDLIGGRGASDQEGGMAAMVYAGKIIKDLGLEDQYTLLVTGTVQEEDCDGLCWQYIIEQSKIRPEFVVSTEPTDCQIYRGHRGRMEIRIDVQGVSCHGSAPERGDNAIFKMGPILGELQQLSTRLGTDEFLGKGTLTVSEIFFTSPSRCAVADSCAVSIDRRLTWGETWEGALEEIRALPAVKAAKAEVSMYNYDRPSYTGLVYPTECYFPTWKVEPEHITVKTLSQAYEGLFNKKPVVDKWTFSTNGVSIMGRHGIPVIGFGPGKEPEAHAPNEKTWKEHLVKCAAMYAAIPLVYLQQLGQ, from the coding sequence ATGGCCAAGCATGTGCCTTTTGAAATGGTATTGGAAAAAGCCTATCAATATAAAGCCGATATGACCGCCTTCCTGCGCGATATGATCGCTATTCCCAGTGAAAGCTGCGATGAGAAGCGCGTGGTGCTACGTATCAAGGAAGAAATGCTGAAGGTGGGTTTTGATCGGGTAGATATTGATCCCATGGGCAATATTCTGGGGTATATCGGCCACGGACCGCACCTGATTGGGATGGACGCCCATATTGATACCGTCGGCATCGGCAATATTAAGAACTGGAATTTCGATCCTTATCAAGGGATGGAAGATGATGATCTGATCGGTGGTCGTGGTGCTTCCGATCAGGAAGGTGGCATGGCCGCGATGGTTTATGCAGGCAAGATCATCAAGGATCTCGGGCTGGAGGATCAGTACACGCTGCTGGTCACCGGGACAGTGCAGGAAGAGGACTGTGATGGGCTTTGCTGGCAATACATTATTGAACAATCGAAGATCCGCCCTGAGTTTGTTGTCAGTACCGAACCGACTGACTGTCAGATTTATCGTGGCCATCGTGGACGTATGGAAATCCGCATTGATGTGCAGGGCGTCAGTTGCCATGGTTCGGCACCGGAGCGTGGGGATAATGCGATCTTTAAAATGGGGCCTATCCTCGGTGAATTGCAGCAGCTTTCTACCCGCCTGGGTACTGACGAGTTTCTGGGTAAAGGGACGCTGACGGTTTCTGAAATTTTCTTCACTTCACCAAGCCGTTGTGCCGTGGCTGACAGCTGTGCGGTATCGATCGACCGCCGGCTGACCTGGGGGGAAACCTGGGAAGGGGCCTTAGAGGAAATCCGTGCTCTGCCAGCCGTCAAAGCGGCGAAGGCAGAAGTCTCTATGTACAACTATGATCGTCCGTCCTACACCGGATTGGTCTACCCTACCGAATGTTACTTCCCAACCTGGAAAGTTGAGCCTGAGCATATCACGGTCAAGACGCTGAGCCAGGCGTATGAAGGGCTGTTTAACAAGAAACCCGTCGTGGATAAATGGACATTCTCTACCAATGGCGTCTCCATCATGGGGCGGCACGGTATCCCGGTTATCGGCTTTGGGCCGGGTAAAGAACCAGAAGCCCATGCCCCAAATGAAAAAACCTGGAAAGAGCATCTGGTGAAATGCGCAGCCATGTATGCCGCAATCCCTCTGGTGTACTTGCAACAATTAGGGCAATAG
- the dpaL gene encoding diaminopropionate ammonia-lyase produces MFEFSLKMDIADNRFFTGERSTVFSVAEAKKARAFHRQLAGYQPTPLCELDELARLFGVRKILVKDESKRFGLNAFKMLGGAYAIARLLCEQYQLDLEACSFTTLKQAIKQPMTFATTTDGNHGRGVAWAAQQLGQRAIVYMPHGSATERVEHIRALGAECIVTDMNYDDTVRLTMKNAEQKGWVVVQDTSWAGYTRIPTWIMQGYSTLADEAVEQIEQRGLPAPSHVFLQCGVGAMAAGVLGYLVDVYGAKQLHSVLVEPALADCLYRSGKKGEIVNVGGSMATIMAGLACGEPNPLGWPLLRNCVRQFISCQDPVSALGMRVLGNPLGNDPRVVSGESGAVGLGVMAAVHFSPQREQLREQLKLNADSVVLLLSTEGDTDVDHYRQVVWAGKYPSMN; encoded by the coding sequence ATGTTTGAGTTTTCATTAAAGATGGATATTGCCGACAACCGTTTCTTTACCGGTGAGCGTTCTACGGTGTTTTCGGTGGCGGAGGCGAAAAAGGCGCGGGCCTTTCATCGTCAACTTGCTGGCTATCAACCAACGCCGCTGTGTGAACTTGATGAATTGGCGCGGTTGTTCGGCGTAAGGAAAATCCTGGTTAAGGATGAGTCCAAACGTTTCGGTTTAAACGCTTTCAAAATGCTTGGTGGCGCTTATGCCATCGCCCGCCTGTTGTGCGAGCAATATCAACTCGATCTCGAGGCCTGTTCTTTCACCACGCTTAAGCAGGCGATCAAACAGCCAATGACCTTTGCCACTACCACGGATGGCAACCACGGCCGTGGTGTCGCTTGGGCGGCACAACAGCTGGGGCAACGGGCGATTGTCTATATGCCACATGGCTCGGCAACGGAGCGAGTGGAGCATATTCGCGCTTTGGGAGCCGAATGCATCGTCACTGACATGAACTATGACGATACCGTGCGTTTAACGATGAAAAATGCCGAGCAGAAAGGGTGGGTAGTGGTGCAAGACACCTCATGGGCGGGATATACCCGGATCCCGACCTGGATCATGCAAGGCTATTCCACGTTGGCAGATGAGGCGGTAGAGCAGATTGAGCAGCGTGGTTTACCGGCGCCGAGCCACGTATTTCTGCAATGTGGCGTGGGGGCGATGGCGGCCGGTGTATTGGGCTATCTGGTGGATGTTTATGGAGCGAAACAACTGCATTCAGTGCTGGTGGAGCCCGCACTCGCCGACTGTCTCTATCGCTCGGGGAAAAAAGGCGAAATTGTCAATGTCGGGGGCAGCATGGCGACCATCATGGCCGGACTGGCATGCGGTGAGCCCAATCCGCTGGGGTGGCCACTGCTGCGAAACTGTGTACGTCAGTTCATCTCGTGCCAAGACCCGGTTTCCGCGCTCGGGATGCGGGTTCTGGGCAATCCATTGGGCAATGATCCACGCGTGGTTTCCGGCGAGTCTGGGGCGGTGGGGCTGGGGGTTATGGCCGCCGTGCATTTCAGTCCACAACGTGAACAGTTAAGAGAACAATTGAAGTTGAACGCGGATTCGGTAGTGCTGTTGCTCAGCACTGAGGGAGATACCGATGTTGATCACTATCGGCAGGTGGTGTGGGCAGGGAAATACCCATCGATGAACTAA
- the ygeW gene encoding knotted carbamoyltransferase YgeW — MRTIEALFEYINGQKSDLHSKDFLLTWEQSIPELRQVLAIAEALKTLRSENIATKVFNSGLGISVFRDNSTRTRFSYASALNLLGLAQQDLDEGKSQIAHGETVRETANMISFCADAIGIRDDMYLGAGNAYMREVGAALDDGVVQGVLPQRPALINLQCDIDHPTQAMADLAWLQEHFGSLEALKGKKIAMTWAYSPSYGKPLSVPQGIIGLMTRFGMDVTLAHPKGYDLIPDVIDVAKRNAQASGGSFKQVSSMAEAFKGADIVYPKSWAPYQVMEKRTQLLRQNDHNGLKALEQHCLAENANHKDWHCSEEMMKLTKGGDALYMHCLPADISGVSCKEGEVTEGVFEKYRIATYKEASWKPYIIAAMILARKYAKPGAILKQLLREGQKRVK, encoded by the coding sequence ATGAGAACGATAGAGGCGTTGTTCGAGTATATCAATGGACAGAAGTCTGATTTGCACAGCAAAGATTTTTTACTGACCTGGGAGCAGAGCATACCAGAACTGCGGCAGGTACTGGCAATCGCTGAGGCGTTGAAAACCCTCCGCAGCGAGAATATTGCCACCAAGGTCTTCAACAGTGGTCTGGGTATCTCCGTTTTTCGTGATAACTCCACCCGAACGCGTTTTTCTTATGCATCGGCGCTGAATCTGCTTGGTCTGGCGCAGCAGGATCTGGATGAAGGCAAATCCCAGATTGCCCATGGTGAAACGGTGCGTGAGACAGCCAATATGATCTCGTTTTGCGCAGATGCCATCGGTATCCGTGATGACATGTATCTCGGGGCTGGCAATGCCTATATGCGTGAGGTAGGTGCCGCATTGGACGATGGTGTGGTTCAGGGCGTGCTACCGCAACGACCCGCATTGATCAACCTGCAGTGTGACATCGATCACCCGACACAGGCGATGGCCGATCTGGCTTGGTTGCAGGAACACTTCGGTAGTCTTGAGGCGCTGAAAGGCAAAAAGATTGCCATGACCTGGGCCTATTCCCCCAGCTACGGCAAACCGCTCTCAGTACCGCAAGGCATCATCGGCCTGATGACTCGCTTTGGTATGGATGTCACGTTGGCGCACCCTAAGGGGTACGATCTGATCCCGGACGTAATTGACGTGGCTAAACGTAATGCGCAGGCCTCAGGCGGCAGTTTCAAACAGGTTTCCTCTATGGCCGAGGCATTTAAAGGGGCCGATATTGTCTACCCGAAATCCTGGGCTCCCTATCAGGTCATGGAAAAGCGCACCCAACTGTTGCGCCAAAACGATCACAATGGTCTCAAGGCGCTGGAGCAGCACTGTCTGGCAGAGAACGCCAATCATAAAGACTGGCACTGTAGTGAGGAGATGATGAAGTTGACCAAGGGAGGGGACGCGCTCTATATGCACTGTTTGCCAGCGGATATCTCTGGAGTGTCCTGTAAAGAGGGGGAGGTAACCGAAGGGGTGTTCGAAAAGTACCGCATCGCGACTTATAAAGAGGCCAGTTGGAAGCCTTACATTATCGCCGCCATGATCCTGGCCCGCAAATATGCCAAACCTGGAGCCATTCTCAAGCAGCTATTGCGTGAAGGGCAAAAGCGGGTTAAGTGA
- a CDS encoding sigma 54-interacting transcriptional regulator: MNIVEPQSLLMQIQPTILKFTKMLASVLQLEVEIVDAGLKRVAGTGPYNRAQGKGLNTNTHLLRYVIEKKKEKVVIQSHQDPLCEQCNCRENCTEQAFLGIPIVVNHHCIGVISLVAFTDAQQEKLKNNVQMLSDYIRHISTIFVAKLVESSSVEENFSHVLVTLIENMDQGVLVINKDNRVVLSNSSAQKQLDTSAESIANSELIITPLTQSGKYNCGNVQYILNINQRQMLITGQLHNIQDHRLFLMAFHQSHMALDDGLMNGEPDIDQLIGKSKPMKQLKQLITRIAPGNSSVLIVGESGTGKEVVAKAIHRLSLRSDKPFIAINCAAIPEQLLESELFGYTKGAFTGALNSGKIGLIQSANTGTLFLDEIGDMPMMLQAKLLRAIESREVLPIGANKPVPVDIRIISATNQNFEQYIAEGKFREDLYYRLNVIPINLAPLRQRSGDIELLVHFFLNLHTLRMGCCYPGMTPDVMNLLKHYRWPGNIRELSNLMEYLVNIVPSGEVIDRDLLPPNLITAAPPLTLPASPLATTPHDNAASANLEIMEKQLIEEAIQRHANKKQAAEELGIGVATLYRKIKKYELAC; encoded by the coding sequence ATGAACATTGTCGAACCGCAGTCGTTACTTATGCAAATCCAACCAACTATCCTGAAATTTACCAAAATGCTTGCCAGCGTACTCCAGCTCGAAGTGGAGATTGTTGATGCCGGCCTGAAGCGCGTGGCCGGCACGGGACCCTATAACCGTGCCCAGGGAAAAGGATTGAACACCAATACCCATCTGCTGCGCTATGTTATAGAGAAAAAAAAAGAAAAAGTGGTGATCCAGTCACATCAAGACCCCCTCTGCGAACAGTGTAACTGTCGCGAAAACTGTACTGAGCAGGCTTTTCTCGGCATCCCCATCGTCGTCAATCATCACTGTATCGGCGTCATCAGCCTGGTGGCCTTTACTGATGCTCAGCAGGAGAAGTTGAAAAATAACGTCCAGATGCTCTCAGACTATATAAGACATATTTCAACCATTTTTGTCGCAAAGTTGGTGGAATCCTCATCTGTGGAGGAAAACTTTAGCCATGTTCTGGTGACATTAATAGAGAATATGGATCAGGGAGTATTGGTCATAAATAAAGATAACAGAGTGGTACTAAGTAATAGCTCCGCGCAAAAACAGCTGGACACCAGCGCCGAAAGCATTGCAAATAGTGAATTAATAATAACGCCACTGACACAGTCAGGAAAATACAACTGCGGGAACGTTCAGTATATTCTTAATATTAACCAGCGGCAGATGCTAATTACCGGTCAATTGCATAACATACAGGACCACCGCCTGTTTCTGATGGCGTTTCACCAGTCTCATATGGCACTTGATGACGGGTTGATGAACGGAGAACCCGATATAGACCAACTGATCGGCAAATCAAAACCCATGAAGCAACTCAAACAATTGATTACGCGCATTGCTCCCGGTAATTCCAGCGTTCTGATCGTCGGCGAAAGCGGAACCGGCAAAGAGGTGGTTGCCAAGGCCATTCATCGTCTGAGCCTACGCAGCGATAAACCCTTTATCGCCATCAATTGCGCAGCAATCCCTGAACAACTATTAGAAAGTGAGCTGTTTGGCTATACCAAAGGGGCATTCACCGGGGCCTTGAACAGCGGAAAAATTGGGCTGATCCAATCGGCCAATACAGGGACACTGTTCCTGGATGAGATTGGTGACATGCCAATGATGCTACAGGCAAAACTACTGCGCGCCATCGAATCGCGTGAAGTACTGCCCATCGGGGCCAACAAACCTGTCCCCGTCGATATCCGTATTATTTCCGCCACCAACCAGAACTTTGAGCAATACATCGCTGAAGGAAAATTCCGTGAAGATCTCTACTATCGCCTTAACGTAATCCCAATCAATCTGGCGCCTCTGCGGCAGCGCTCAGGGGATATAGAGCTGCTGGTTCACTTCTTCCTCAATCTGCATACCTTGCGCATGGGCTGCTGTTACCCCGGTATGACGCCTGATGTCATGAACCTGCTTAAGCATTACCGCTGGCCAGGCAATATACGAGAGCTCAGCAACCTGATGGAATATCTGGTTAATATCGTACCCAGTGGTGAAGTGATTGACCGCGATCTGCTTCCCCCTAACCTGATAACCGCCGCGCCTCCGCTCACGTTACCGGCCTCTCCACTGGCCACAACCCCCCACGATAACGCGGCCAGCGCCAACCTTGAGATCATGGAAAAACAGCTGATAGAAGAAGCCATTCAACGCCACGCCAACAAAAAGCAAGCCGCAGAAGAGCTCGGCATTGGCGTCGCGACGTTATACCGTAAAATCAAAAAATACGAACTGGCCTGCTAG
- a CDS encoding NTP transferase domain-containing protein — MMQHIDSVILAAGMSTRMGRWKMMMPFGDGTILDAAINNALGFCHRVIVVSGFRGDELAQHYHKHPGVVVVHNADYPQGMLSSIRVGVQQVRGSHFFLALGDMPCINSWVYAALWQERGAFTLIPRCSLGKGHPVLLPSTLIPHIQAAGPDMTMKQVIQRQDYRFLEVKDFAIHQDVDTPQQYQQLCHRDAEQAGECPAV; from the coding sequence ATGATGCAGCATATCGATAGTGTAATACTGGCGGCAGGGATGTCGACCCGCATGGGGCGCTGGAAAATGATGATGCCATTCGGTGACGGTACGATCTTGGATGCAGCCATCAACAATGCGCTGGGATTTTGTCATCGGGTGATTGTGGTCAGTGGCTTTCGCGGCGATGAACTTGCTCAACACTATCATAAGCATCCTGGCGTGGTGGTGGTCCATAATGCTGATTATCCTCAGGGGATGCTGTCCTCAATCCGAGTGGGGGTACAGCAGGTGCGTGGTTCGCATTTTTTTCTTGCCTTGGGGGATATGCCTTGTATCAATAGCTGGGTGTATGCAGCCCTCTGGCAAGAAAGAGGGGCGTTTACCCTGATCCCGCGTTGTTCACTGGGCAAAGGGCATCCGGTTTTGCTGCCGAGTACCCTGATCCCTCATATCCAGGCCGCAGGGCCTGATATGACCATGAAACAGGTGATCCAACGGCAGGATTATCGTTTCCTGGAGGTAAAGGATTTTGCGATCCATCAGGATGTCGATACCCCACAGCAGTATCAGCAATTATGTCATCGAGATGCGGAGCAGGCGGGGGAATGCCCCGCCGTATGA
- a CDS encoding (2Fe-2S)-binding protein, with amino-acid sequence MTTITMKVNGITVNADVSGNLRLLDFLRENLDLTGTKEGCSVGECGACTVIMNGKSVCSCLLLAAQCHGAEVTTIEALHHDPVGKRLQTSFVTHGGVQCGFCTPGVLLSTKALLDRNPQPSDAEIHEALEGNLCRCTGYQPIIKSIKAVLKTR; translated from the coding sequence ATGACAACAATCACAATGAAAGTGAATGGAATAACCGTTAATGCCGATGTCAGTGGCAACCTGCGTCTGCTTGATTTCCTGCGTGAAAATCTGGATCTGACCGGCACGAAAGAAGGATGTTCAGTGGGCGAGTGTGGTGCTTGTACGGTGATCATGAACGGTAAGTCCGTATGTTCATGTTTGCTGTTGGCCGCGCAATGCCATGGTGCGGAGGTCACCACTATCGAGGCTTTGCATCACGATCCGGTGGGCAAGAGGTTACAAACTTCTTTTGTCACCCACGGCGGTGTTCAGTGCGGGTTTTGTACGCCGGGCGTGCTGCTTAGCACCAAGGCCCTGCTGGATCGCAACCCACAACCGAGCGACGCAGAAATTCACGAAGCGCTGGAAGGCAACCTGTGTCGCTGTACGGGATACCAGCCCATTATCAAATCGATAAAAGCCGTACTGAAAACACGCTAG
- a CDS encoding molybdopterin cofactor-binding domain-containing protein has translation METNIVGKPVARVDGQAKVTGSALYGDDIKLKNMLYGVCRYSDIAAGKIRRLDLSKAQQIPGVVKIATYKDIPGTPKIGIVVKDYLPIVNDEVFFHGDVVAVIAATSYEAACLAAEAIEIDYEAYEPITDMEQALKPGARLVHDDTESNIAVKHHTVKGDIEAGFAASRHILEREYEVGYQEHAYIEPECVIVYPDPSEPGLTITGSVQNAHRVRGFVSTFLNLPQSRVNVKRAVLGGSFGGKDDVIDHLACRAGLLALMTGQPIKFTYNREQSIRESCKRHPYRMKYKIGLDDNAKIQAIKIDILADSGGYTASSPFVTWRSVVQAAGPYNIPNVRIDIAAVATNNSYTSAFRGFGAPQVIFANESLMDEVARHFNLSPIEVRRRNILRQGDTSMAGQKFVDHVVSAEEVLLKATAKAEFEAKCERYRQLNTAGGPIRYGIGLAVSHRGCSLGAEGMDASSALIQVNADASINISTSVSENGQGLQTSMSLITAEAFGVPLAWVTFNEPPSSMIADGGSTVSSRGTLMGGQAILNAAGKIKRRIVKALATQLHTDDLDNTLWQDGFICNRQMPQYRVSLQDAVVLTHNAGGNLSDYGWHVAPPIHWDEEKGCGSPYFTWVYGCQVVDLQVDTNTGKITVNNVTAAHDVGKVINKVGFEGQVYGGVMQGLGYALMEDFNIEHGRVKSENFDTYLLPTIKDMPNIDVIAVENNDIHGPYGAKVIGEPVLELAAAAANNALNFAMGSSNNRIPLTLEQVHLGYNLKKPVRQSEALLTESEKKQVLRLNMLSVDSPATLEQALELIAANDCMAIAGGTDVLVQGRQKNTPQRLVNIANLAELKHIEQRGEQLHIGAGMCFTDLVADPRVQQRYPLLVTACKTIGSLQLRNRATLGGNIVNAAPCADSVPPLIIYDAQVVLRSTQGERRMPLSEFIISGYRTQLRKDELLVEVVLPPTASRPLLERYTQLGRRNALNITRQSLTCQIAFSANGQVDYCRLVDGALFSKPQRIFAVENALCGQALSVQAIDQAADILAGMMQQAIGSRWSAAYKMPVFLNMFRQMMNDIRAQAGEIK, from the coding sequence ATGGAAACAAATATTGTGGGTAAGCCGGTGGCGCGTGTGGACGGGCAGGCCAAGGTTACCGGCTCTGCGTTGTACGGCGATGACATTAAGCTTAAAAATATGCTGTACGGCGTCTGTCGCTACAGTGATATTGCAGCCGGGAAAATCCGGCGGCTGGATCTCAGCAAGGCGCAACAAATTCCAGGCGTCGTCAAGATAGCCACCTATAAGGATATTCCTGGCACCCCCAAGATTGGCATTGTGGTGAAAGACTATCTGCCGATCGTCAATGATGAAGTGTTTTTCCACGGAGATGTCGTGGCGGTCATTGCCGCTACCAGCTATGAAGCCGCCTGCCTGGCTGCGGAAGCCATTGAGATTGACTACGAGGCCTATGAGCCTATCACCGATATGGAACAGGCGCTCAAGCCTGGAGCGCGGTTAGTTCATGATGATACCGAAAGCAACATTGCGGTGAAGCATCATACGGTGAAGGGGGATATCGAGGCGGGATTTGCAGCATCGCGGCATATTCTGGAGCGCGAATATGAGGTGGGTTATCAGGAGCACGCCTATATTGAACCCGAATGTGTGATCGTGTATCCCGATCCGAGCGAACCGGGCCTGACTATCACGGGGTCGGTGCAGAACGCCCACCGTGTGCGTGGTTTTGTGTCGACGTTTCTGAATTTGCCGCAGTCGCGGGTTAACGTCAAGCGTGCGGTCTTGGGCGGTTCTTTCGGTGGGAAGGATGACGTCATCGATCATCTGGCCTGCCGCGCAGGGTTGCTGGCGCTGATGACTGGCCAACCGATCAAGTTTACTTATAACCGTGAACAATCGATCCGCGAAAGTTGCAAACGCCACCCTTACCGTATGAAGTACAAAATCGGTCTGGATGATAACGCTAAAATCCAGGCGATCAAGATCGATATTCTAGCCGACAGCGGCGGCTATACCGCTTCTTCTCCGTTTGTTACCTGGCGCAGTGTGGTACAGGCGGCTGGCCCCTATAACATTCCCAATGTGCGTATCGACATTGCCGCCGTCGCAACCAATAACAGTTATACCTCGGCTTTCCGTGGTTTTGGCGCGCCGCAGGTCATTTTTGCCAATGAATCCCTGATGGATGAGGTTGCCCGTCACTTTAATCTTTCGCCGATAGAAGTGCGTCGTCGCAATATTTTGCGTCAGGGTGATACCAGTATGGCGGGGCAAAAGTTTGTCGATCATGTGGTATCTGCCGAAGAGGTGTTACTGAAAGCGACGGCCAAGGCGGAGTTTGAAGCCAAATGTGAACGCTATCGTCAGTTGAATACTGCCGGTGGCCCCATCCGTTATGGGATCGGTCTGGCCGTGAGTCATCGCGGTTGTTCACTTGGCGCAGAGGGCATGGATGCCTCTTCTGCCCTGATCCAGGTTAACGCCGATGCCAGCATCAATATTTCTACTTCAGTGTCGGAGAATGGTCAGGGATTACAGACCAGTATGTCGCTGATTACTGCAGAAGCCTTCGGTGTCCCCTTGGCATGGGTCACGTTTAATGAACCGCCTTCATCGATGATTGCCGACGGTGGTTCCACCGTATCCTCCCGTGGGACGCTGATGGGCGGGCAGGCCATCCTCAATGCCGCAGGCAAGATTAAACGGCGCATCGTCAAGGCGCTGGCAACGCAATTGCATACCGATGATCTGGACAATACTCTCTGGCAGGATGGATTTATCTGTAACCGGCAGATGCCGCAGTACCGCGTTAGCCTGCAAGACGCCGTTGTGCTTACTCATAATGCCGGTGGCAACCTGTCTGACTATGGTTGGCATGTCGCACCTCCGATTCACTGGGATGAAGAAAAAGGCTGCGGTAGCCCATACTTTACCTGGGTTTATGGGTGCCAAGTGGTGGATCTGCAGGTAGACACCAATACCGGCAAGATCACCGTCAATAATGTCACCGCCGCTCATGATGTCGGTAAAGTCATCAACAAAGTCGGTTTCGAGGGGCAGGTTTACGGTGGGGTTATGCAGGGATTGGGCTATGCGCTGATGGAAGATTTCAATATTGAACATGGGCGCGTTAAGTCTGAAAACTTTGATACTTACTTGCTACCGACGATCAAAGATATGCCGAATATTGACGTTATCGCGGTTGAAAATAACGATATTCATGGTCCGTATGGTGCCAAGGTGATTGGTGAACCGGTGCTGGAATTGGCCGCGGCTGCTGCGAATAATGCGCTCAACTTCGCCATGGGCAGCAGTAACAACCGTATTCCACTGACGCTGGAACAGGTACATTTGGGATACAACCTGAAAAAACCGGTGCGTCAGAGTGAGGCCCTGCTCACTGAAAGCGAGAAGAAACAGGTGTTACGCCTGAACATGTTAAGCGTAGACTCACCCGCCACGCTGGAACAGGCATTGGAGCTGATCGCCGCGAATGACTGTATGGCGATAGCCGGTGGTACAGATGTCTTGGTACAGGGACGGCAGAAGAATACGCCGCAGCGTCTGGTGAATATCGCCAATCTGGCCGAGTTGAAACACATTGAGCAGCGTGGTGAGCAGTTGCATATCGGCGCTGGGATGTGTTTCACCGATCTGGTGGCTGACCCACGGGTGCAGCAACGTTATCCGTTGTTGGTCACCGCTTGTAAGACCATTGGTTCATTGCAGTTGCGTAACCGAGCAACGCTCGGGGGCAATATCGTCAATGCGGCACCCTGTGCCGATTCCGTACCGCCGTTAATTATCTATGATGCCCAGGTAGTGCTACGCAGCACACAGGGAGAACGTCGTATGCCACTTAGCGAGTTCATCATTTCCGGTTACCGTACTCAGTTGCGCAAGGATGAGCTGCTGGTGGAGGTGGTGCTGCCACCTACCGCTTCCCGTCCGTTACTTGAGCGTTATACGCAGCTTGGCCGTCGAAATGCGTTGAATATTACCCGCCAGAGTTTGACCTGCCAGATAGCGTTCTCCGCAAACGGGCAAGTCGACTATTGCCGCTTGGTCGACGGGGCATTGTTCAGTAAACCACAGCGTATTTTTGCCGTAGAAAATGCACTGTGTGGACAGGCGCTGAGCGTTCAGGCGATTGACCAGGCAGCAGATATATTGGCAGGGATGATGCAGCAGGCGATAGGCAGCCGTTGGTCAGCCGCTTACAAGATGCCGGTGTTCCTCAATATGTTCCGTCAGATGATGAACGATATTCGGGCCCAGGCTGGGGAGATAAAGTAA